In a genomic window of Nocardiopsis mwathae:
- the rny gene encoding ribonuclease Y, with the protein MGAVNDGPLLAGLVALAVLGGVLCALVGFLSALRRRLGAAWAEVDAARRRAAWVRAEAERAAARLVQETEERLTERRADAERERAAARSELADRRGEVERREARLAERERRLDGDLGRLAEERRRADERAALLDEREQGLALLDEERRRALEAAASLTAEEARAGLVAEVEAQAERESALLVRTIEKEAQREGEARAREIITTAVQRLATEQTAESVVSVFHLPEDEMKGRLIGREGRNIRAFETVTGVNVIIDDTPAAVLLSCFDPLRREVGRLTLEKLVHDGRIHPHRIEESYEASRVEVEGACVRAGEDALADTGITGLHPELTALLGRLRYRTSYGQNVLRHVVESAHAAGMMAAELGMDQVLMRRCALLHDVGKALTHESRGSHALAGAKAARRYGESEDVVHAIEAHHNEVEARTVEAVLTQAADAVSGGRPGARRASLESYTERMRRMEEIAHENAGVERVFAMQAGREVRVMVRPDAVDDIQAQVIARDVAKRVEEELTYPGRIRVTVIRESRATETAR; encoded by the coding sequence ATGGGTGCGGTCAACGATGGCCCGCTGCTCGCCGGACTCGTGGCCCTGGCCGTGCTCGGCGGTGTCCTCTGCGCCCTGGTCGGCTTCCTCTCCGCGCTGCGCCGCCGCCTGGGCGCCGCCTGGGCGGAGGTCGACGCCGCCCGCCGCCGCGCCGCCTGGGTCCGTGCCGAGGCGGAGCGGGCCGCAGCCCGGCTGGTGCAGGAGACCGAGGAGCGGTTGACCGAGCGGCGCGCCGACGCGGAGCGGGAGCGGGCCGCGGCCCGCTCCGAGCTGGCCGATCGGCGCGGCGAGGTCGAACGGCGCGAGGCGCGGCTGGCCGAACGCGAGCGGCGGCTCGACGGTGACCTGGGGCGACTGGCGGAGGAGCGGCGCCGCGCCGACGAACGCGCGGCCCTGCTCGACGAACGTGAGCAGGGGCTCGCCTTGCTGGACGAGGAGCGCCGCCGGGCGCTGGAGGCCGCGGCGTCGCTGACCGCCGAGGAGGCGCGGGCCGGGCTCGTCGCCGAGGTCGAGGCGCAGGCCGAGCGCGAGTCGGCGCTGCTCGTCCGCACCATCGAGAAGGAGGCGCAACGCGAGGGCGAGGCTCGGGCGCGGGAGATCATCACGACGGCCGTCCAGCGGCTGGCCACCGAGCAGACGGCGGAGTCGGTGGTCTCGGTGTTCCACCTCCCCGAGGACGAGATGAAGGGGCGCCTCATCGGCCGGGAGGGCCGCAACATCCGCGCCTTCGAGACCGTCACCGGGGTCAACGTCATCATCGACGACACCCCGGCGGCGGTCCTGCTCTCCTGCTTCGACCCGCTGCGGCGCGAGGTCGGCCGCCTCACCCTGGAGAAGCTCGTGCACGACGGGCGCATCCACCCGCACCGGATCGAGGAGTCCTACGAGGCGAGCCGTGTCGAGGTGGAGGGGGCGTGTGTGCGGGCCGGCGAGGACGCGCTGGCCGACACCGGGATCACCGGTTTGCACCCGGAGCTGACCGCCCTGCTGGGCCGGCTGCGGTATCGCACCTCCTATGGCCAGAACGTGCTGCGGCACGTGGTCGAGTCGGCGCACGCGGCCGGGATGATGGCCGCCGAACTCGGCATGGACCAGGTGCTGATGCGGCGCTGCGCCCTGCTGCACGACGTCGGCAAGGCCCTGACACACGAGTCGCGGGGCAGTCACGCACTGGCCGGGGCGAAGGCGGCCCGGCGGTACGGCGAGTCCGAGGACGTCGTGCACGCCATCGAGGCCCACCACAACGAGGTCGAGGCGCGCACCGTGGAGGCCGTGCTGACCCAGGCGGCCGACGCCGTCAGCGGCGGCCGCCCGGGCGCCCGGCGCGCGTCACTGGAGTCCTACACCGAGCGGATGCGTCGCATGGAGGAGATCGCCCACGAGAACGCGGGCGTGGAGCGGGTCTTCGCGATGCAGGCCGGGCGCGAGGTCCGCGTCATGGTGCGCCCGGACGCCGTCGACGACATCCAGGCCCAGGTCATCGCCCGCGACGTCGCCAAGCGGGTGGAGGAGGAGCTCACCTACCCGGGCCGGATCCGGGTCACCGTCATCCGCGAGTCCCGCGCCACGGAAACCGCCCGTTGA
- a CDS encoding S9 family peptidase, which yields MIDRVTAPHGAWPSPIIARDVARAERRLGFPSVVGEEIWWEEARPEEDGRTTVMRRDADGTVTELLGAPWSARTRVHEYGGRSYLPVPRRDDKAITRHGIVFANHPDQRLYLLERLSSEPRPLTPEPPAPGALRYADPALAPDGKRVICVRERHAEDGTVTRAIVSLPLSGRAAHDPGAIVELVSGADFYASPSPSPDGRHLAWVCWNHPRMPWDGTELRVGTLTDTGVNDAYLLKGGVAESVLSPVWRDESHLYFASDWPGWWNLYEIGLTGQAIALHPAEEEFTPGFTELGAEPYVRLADGRLVVLHGRADLRPGVYDPATGDLTAFSSPLTTWETLATDGRTVVGLASGPTDAQSLVRLDPGTGRTTTLRRSLDAVPDADYLPRPEPVTLTGRYGAEIHANVYPPTNPGAEADGPAPYVVWVHGGPVARATTRLDPAKAYFTSRGIGIIDVNYAGSVGFGRTYRQRLHGQWGVLDVEDCTAAARALVDQGIADPERLAIRGGSAGGLTTLLALTGDTFACGTSLFGVTDLLRLAGETHDFEARFLDSLIGPLPGYAATYRERSPIERAHEIGVPALVLQGADDRVVPPAQAEDLVRALADRKVPHAYIAFEGEGHGFRRADARERALEAELAFYGEVFGFTPPGVPRIELTTEYREPETAAEAATGPAPADEGPR from the coding sequence ATGATCGACCGAGTGACGGCCCCCCACGGCGCCTGGCCATCGCCGATCATCGCGCGTGACGTCGCCCGAGCGGAGAGACGGCTCGGCTTCCCCTCCGTCGTGGGCGAGGAGATCTGGTGGGAGGAGGCCCGCCCCGAGGAGGACGGCCGCACGACCGTGATGCGCCGCGACGCCGACGGCACCGTGACCGAACTGCTCGGCGCCCCCTGGAGCGCCCGCACCCGCGTCCACGAGTACGGCGGACGCTCCTACCTCCCGGTGCCGCGCCGCGATGACAAGGCGATCACCCGGCACGGCATCGTCTTCGCGAACCACCCCGACCAGCGGCTCTATCTGCTGGAACGGCTCTCCTCCGAGCCCCGGCCGCTCACCCCCGAGCCGCCCGCACCCGGCGCGCTGCGCTACGCGGACCCGGCCCTCGCACCGGACGGCAAGCGCGTCATCTGCGTGCGGGAGCGGCACGCCGAGGACGGGACGGTCACCCGCGCCATCGTCTCCCTCCCCCTGTCCGGCCGCGCCGCACACGACCCCGGCGCCATCGTGGAGCTCGTCAGCGGCGCGGACTTCTACGCCTCCCCGTCCCCCTCCCCCGACGGCCGCCACCTGGCCTGGGTGTGCTGGAACCACCCGCGGATGCCCTGGGACGGCACGGAACTGCGGGTCGGCACGCTCACCGACACCGGGGTGAACGACGCCTACCTGCTCAAGGGCGGCGTGGCCGAGTCGGTGCTGTCGCCGGTCTGGCGGGACGAGAGCCACCTGTACTTCGCCTCCGACTGGCCCGGCTGGTGGAACCTCTACGAGATCGGGCTCACCGGCCAGGCCATCGCGCTCCACCCCGCCGAGGAGGAGTTCACCCCGGGGTTCACCGAACTCGGCGCCGAGCCCTACGTTCGGCTGGCCGACGGCCGCCTCGTCGTTCTGCACGGCCGGGCCGACCTGCGGCCCGGCGTCTACGACCCGGCCACCGGCGACCTGACCGCGTTCTCCTCGCCGCTGACGACCTGGGAGACCCTCGCCACCGACGGCCGCACCGTCGTAGGGCTGGCCTCAGGGCCGACCGACGCCCAGAGCCTGGTCCGGCTGGACCCCGGGACCGGCCGCACCACCACGCTGCGCCGCTCCCTGGACGCCGTCCCCGACGCCGACTACCTGCCGCGCCCCGAACCGGTCACGCTGACCGGGCGCTACGGCGCCGAGATCCACGCCAACGTCTATCCGCCGACCAACCCGGGGGCCGAAGCCGACGGCCCCGCACCCTACGTCGTGTGGGTCCACGGCGGCCCGGTCGCGCGCGCCACCACCCGGCTGGACCCGGCCAAGGCGTACTTCACCAGCCGCGGCATCGGGATCATCGACGTCAACTACGCCGGGTCCGTCGGGTTCGGCCGCACCTACCGGCAGCGGCTGCACGGCCAGTGGGGCGTGCTCGACGTGGAGGACTGCACCGCCGCCGCCCGGGCCCTGGTCGATCAGGGCATCGCCGACCCGGAGCGGCTCGCGATCCGCGGCGGCAGCGCCGGGGGCCTGACCACGCTGCTCGCGCTCACCGGCGACACCTTCGCCTGCGGGACCTCGCTGTTCGGCGTCACCGACCTGCTCCGGTTGGCCGGCGAGACGCACGACTTCGAGGCGCGCTTCCTCGACTCCCTCATCGGCCCGCTGCCCGGCTACGCCGCCACCTACCGCGAGCGCTCCCCCATCGAGCGCGCACACGAGATCGGTGTGCCCGCGCTCGTTCTGCAAGGGGCCGATGACCGCGTCGTCCCGCCCGCGCAGGCCGAGGATCTCGTCAGGGCCCTGGCCGACCGGAAGGTCCCGCACGCCTACATCGCGTTCGAGGGCGAGGGCCACGGCTTCCGCCGTGCCGACGCCCGGGAGCGGGCACTGGAGGCCGAGCTCGCGTTCTACGGGGAGGTCTTCGGCTTCACCCCGCCGGGGGTCCCCCGGATCGAACTGACCACCGAGTACCGGGAACCCGAGACGGCCGCGGAAGCCGCGACCGGGCCCGCCCCCGCCGACGAGGGCCCCCGCTGA
- a CDS encoding ABC transporter permease subunit encodes MSILGQQQAGVLFDAPGPRARARQRLYSVLAFVLAIGVAAFVYLGFNKTWEDVLDAPGSLFTAEVWQVDEAGQWSAEKWEPFLDPAIWTDMVLPGMMNTLHAAAVAAVLAIVFGIVFGVGRLSEHWWIRAFCGAVVEFFRAIPLLILIFFTLATPLAANQLLGVPFGTFQVSPLTAVIVGLTLYNGSVLAEVFRAGINAVPRGQAEAAYSLGMNKTQVMTFILIPQAVTSMMPAIVAQLVVLLKDSALGYIVAFPELLRGFSLIGTRFNNVIPAAIVCAAIYIIINLALGRLAVWLERRNAQRGKATAKPATAPGVQDVGPADRTGAAAEPRGRGEPGGPSGPPTPPAR; translated from the coding sequence GTGAGCATCCTCGGGCAGCAGCAGGCCGGCGTCCTCTTCGACGCGCCCGGCCCCAGGGCGAGGGCGCGGCAGCGCCTCTACAGCGTCCTGGCGTTCGTCCTCGCGATCGGCGTGGCCGCGTTCGTCTACCTGGGCTTCAACAAGACCTGGGAAGACGTCCTGGACGCGCCCGGGAGCCTGTTCACCGCCGAGGTGTGGCAGGTCGACGAGGCCGGGCAGTGGAGCGCCGAGAAGTGGGAGCCGTTCCTGGACCCGGCGATCTGGACCGACATGGTCCTGCCGGGCATGATGAACACGCTGCACGCGGCGGCCGTCGCGGCGGTCCTGGCCATCGTCTTCGGCATCGTCTTCGGGGTCGGTCGACTCTCCGAGCACTGGTGGATCCGCGCCTTCTGCGGCGCCGTCGTGGAGTTCTTCCGCGCCATCCCGCTGCTCATCCTGATCTTCTTCACGCTGGCCACGCCTCTGGCCGCCAACCAGCTGCTGGGCGTGCCCTTCGGGACGTTCCAGGTCAGCCCGCTCACCGCGGTCATCGTCGGGCTGACGCTGTACAACGGGTCGGTGCTGGCCGAGGTGTTCCGGGCCGGGATCAACGCGGTGCCCCGCGGGCAGGCCGAGGCCGCCTACTCACTGGGGATGAACAAAACCCAGGTGATGACGTTCATCCTGATCCCGCAGGCCGTCACCAGCATGATGCCGGCGATCGTGGCGCAGCTCGTGGTCCTGCTCAAGGACTCCGCTCTCGGCTACATCGTGGCCTTCCCCGAGCTGCTGCGCGGGTTCTCGCTGATCGGCACACGCTTCAACAACGTCATCCCGGCGGCGATCGTGTGCGCCGCGATCTACATCATCATCAACCTGGCCCTGGGCCGCCTGGCGGTGTGGCTGGAGCGGCGCAACGCCCAGCGCGGCAAGGCCACGGCCAAACCGGCGACCGCGCCCGGAGTCCAGGACGTCGGCCCCGCCGACCGGACGGGGGCCGCGGCCGAACCCCGGGGGCGGGGGGAGCCCGGGGGACCGAGCGGTCCGCCCACCCCGCCGGCCCGGTAG
- a CDS encoding amino acid ABC transporter permease, producing the protein MEAFLDNSGAIIDGFSWTVRLALISALFSFILGVVLTAMRVSPVPLLRGMAAVYVEGIRNTPLTLVLLFCGLGLNSGLGLSFHESVQWNVYWLAVLGLSAYTACFVSEALRSGINTIPFGQIEAARSLGLTFLQNMRLIVLPQALRSVIGPLGSVLIALIKNTTVASVAGLGVQEASRQMKLMFDQGVVPVIPTFIGFAIGFLVLCLPTGYLFGWLSKRLAVAR; encoded by the coding sequence ATGGAAGCCTTCCTCGACAATTCCGGCGCCATCATCGATGGCTTCTCCTGGACCGTCCGCCTCGCGCTGATCAGCGCGCTGTTCTCGTTCATCCTCGGCGTCGTCCTGACGGCGATGCGGGTCTCCCCGGTGCCGCTGCTGCGCGGCATGGCGGCCGTGTACGTCGAGGGGATCCGCAACACGCCGCTGACGCTGGTCCTGCTCTTCTGCGGGCTGGGGCTCAACAGCGGTCTGGGACTCAGCTTCCACGAGAGCGTGCAGTGGAACGTCTACTGGCTCGCCGTGCTGGGGCTGTCCGCCTACACCGCGTGCTTCGTCTCCGAGGCGCTGCGGTCGGGCATCAACACGATCCCGTTCGGCCAGATCGAGGCCGCGCGGTCACTCGGGTTGACGTTCCTGCAGAACATGCGGCTGATCGTACTCCCGCAGGCGCTGCGGTCGGTGATCGGCCCGCTGGGCAGCGTGCTGATCGCGCTCATCAAGAACACCACCGTGGCGTCGGTCGCGGGTCTCGGGGTGCAGGAGGCCTCCCGGCAGATGAAACTCATGTTCGACCAGGGTGTCGTCCCGGTCATCCCGACCTTCATCGGGTTCGCCATCGGGTTCCTCGTCCTGTGCCTGCCCACGGGCTACCTGTTCGGCTGGCTGAGCAAGCGGTTGGCGGTGGCGCGGTGA
- a CDS encoding glutamate ABC transporter substrate-binding protein, whose translation MRIRSISTATAGVAALALALTACGGGDGGADADGGDGGTITIGVKYDQPGLGLEEGGDKPVGLDVDVATYVAKELGYDEDRIEWTEAASANRETFLQQGTVDMIVATYSITDERKELVDFAGPYYVAQQDILVQDGDDSVGSAEDLAGKKLCSASGSRSAHTITDTMEIDAELRETQNYSECLQLLTDGQIDAITTDDTILAGYAAQQPGKFQLVGQDIQEERYGIGLPKGSTERCEAVNEAIAKMYEDGSAEKFLDANFGEANFDYDKEQPEFEGCA comes from the coding sequence ATGCGGATTCGTTCCATCTCCACTGCGACGGCCGGCGTCGCCGCACTTGCTCTCGCGCTAACGGCATGCGGGGGCGGAGACGGCGGTGCCGATGCCGACGGCGGGGACGGCGGGACCATCACCATCGGCGTCAAGTACGACCAGCCCGGCCTGGGCCTGGAGGAGGGCGGCGACAAGCCCGTCGGCCTCGACGTCGACGTGGCCACCTACGTCGCCAAGGAACTGGGCTACGACGAGGACCGGATCGAGTGGACGGAGGCCGCCTCCGCCAACCGGGAGACCTTCCTCCAGCAGGGCACCGTCGACATGATCGTCGCGACCTACTCGATCACCGACGAGCGCAAGGAGCTCGTCGACTTCGCCGGCCCCTACTACGTCGCCCAGCAGGACATCCTGGTCCAGGACGGCGACGACTCCGTCGGGTCGGCCGAGGACCTCGCCGGCAAGAAGCTGTGCTCCGCGTCCGGCTCGCGCTCCGCGCACACCATCACCGACACGATGGAGATCGACGCCGAGCTGCGCGAGACCCAGAACTACTCGGAGTGCCTGCAGCTGCTCACCGACGGCCAGATCGACGCGATCACCACCGACGACACCATCCTCGCCGGGTACGCCGCCCAGCAGCCCGGCAAGTTCCAGCTGGTCGGGCAGGACATCCAGGAGGAGCGGTACGGCATCGGCCTGCCCAAGGGCTCGACCGAGCGGTGCGAGGCGGTCAACGAGGCCATCGCGAAGATGTACGAGGACGGGTCCGCCGAGAAGTTCCTCGACGCGAACTTCGGCGAGGCGAACTTCGACTACGACAAGGAGCAGCCGGAGTTCGAGGGCTGCGCGTAA
- a CDS encoding amino acid ABC transporter ATP-binding protein yields MTATSLVVLENVNKHFGDLHVLRDINITVDRGEVVVVIGPSGSGKSTLCRTINRLETIDSGLITIDGVPLPEEGRGLARLRSDVGMVFQSFNLFAHKTVLQNVTLGPVKVRRQNRAEAEKRAWELLDRVGIADQAGKYPAQLSGGQQQRVAIARALAMDPKVLMFDEPTSALDPEMVQEVLDVMTALAKEGMTMVVVTHEMGFARRAANRVVFMADGQIVEENTPDEFFTAPRTERAQDFLSKILTH; encoded by the coding sequence ATGACCGCTACTTCCCTCGTCGTGCTGGAGAACGTCAACAAGCACTTCGGCGACCTCCACGTGCTGCGCGACATCAACATCACCGTCGACCGCGGTGAGGTGGTCGTGGTGATCGGGCCCTCGGGCTCCGGAAAGTCGACCCTGTGCCGGACCATCAACCGCCTGGAGACCATCGACAGCGGCCTGATCACGATCGACGGGGTGCCCCTGCCCGAGGAGGGACGGGGGCTGGCGCGGCTGCGCAGCGACGTCGGGATGGTCTTCCAGTCCTTCAACCTGTTCGCGCACAAGACCGTCCTGCAGAACGTCACCCTCGGGCCGGTCAAGGTGCGCCGGCAGAACCGGGCGGAGGCCGAGAAGCGGGCCTGGGAGCTGCTCGACCGGGTCGGCATCGCCGACCAGGCCGGGAAGTACCCCGCGCAGCTCTCCGGCGGCCAGCAGCAGCGCGTCGCCATCGCCCGCGCCCTGGCGATGGACCCCAAGGTGCTGATGTTCGACGAGCCCACCTCCGCGCTGGACCCCGAGATGGTGCAGGAGGTGCTGGACGTCATGACGGCGCTGGCCAAGGAGGGGATGACGATGGTCGTCGTCACCCACGAGATGGGCTTCGCGCGGCGCGCCGCCAACCGCGTCGTCTTCATGGCCGACGGCCAGATCGTCGAGGAGAACACGCCCGACGAGTTCTTCACCGCCCCGCGCACCGAACGCGCCCAGGACTTCCTCTCCAAGATCTTGACCCACTGA
- the miaB gene encoding tRNA (N6-isopentenyl adenosine(37)-C2)-methylthiotransferase MiaB has translation MRTYGCQMNVHDSERLSGLLEDAGYQRAAEDSTADIVVFNTCAVRENADNRLYGNLGHLRPVKDANPGMQIAVGGCLAQKDRGEIVRRAPWVDVVFGTHNIGSLPALLERARVQREAQVEIEESLETFPSTLPTRRESAYAAWVAISVGCNNTCTFCIVPALRGKEKDRRPGDILAEVRALVAEGAIEVTLLGQNVNAYGSEFGDREAFSKLLRACGEIDGLERVRFTSPHPRDFTDDVIDAMAATPNVMPQLHMPLQSGSSRVLKAMRRSYRQERFLDIVRRVREKMPEAAITTDIIVGFPGETEEDFAETLHVVREARFAAAFTFQYSKRPGTPAAEMDGQVPKAVVQERYERLIELQESISIEENRGLVGREVEVLVAEGEGRKDGDRRRLSGRAPDNRLVHFSLDEGAEVPRPGDLATVEVTYAAPHHLVADSGVRALRRTRAGDAWAARNGGEQEQAPGVLLGMPKVGVPAPQAAAAGGCCDA, from the coding sequence GTGCGGACCTACGGCTGCCAGATGAACGTCCACGACTCCGAGCGCCTATCCGGTCTGCTGGAGGACGCGGGGTACCAGCGCGCAGCCGAGGACAGCACCGCAGACATCGTCGTTTTCAACACCTGTGCGGTCCGGGAGAACGCGGACAACCGCCTCTACGGCAATCTCGGGCACCTGCGCCCCGTCAAGGACGCCAACCCCGGCATGCAGATCGCCGTGGGCGGCTGCCTCGCGCAGAAGGACCGCGGCGAGATCGTCCGCCGCGCCCCCTGGGTCGACGTCGTGTTCGGCACCCACAACATCGGGTCGCTGCCCGCCCTGCTGGAGCGCGCCCGCGTCCAGCGCGAAGCGCAGGTGGAGATCGAGGAGTCGCTGGAGACCTTCCCCTCCACCCTGCCCACCCGCCGCGAGTCCGCCTACGCGGCATGGGTCGCCATCTCCGTCGGCTGTAACAACACCTGCACCTTCTGCATCGTCCCCGCCCTCCGCGGCAAGGAGAAGGACCGCCGCCCCGGCGACATCCTCGCCGAGGTCCGGGCGCTGGTCGCCGAGGGCGCCATCGAGGTGACGCTGCTCGGGCAGAACGTCAACGCCTACGGCAGCGAGTTCGGCGACCGCGAGGCGTTCTCCAAGCTGCTGCGGGCCTGCGGGGAGATCGACGGGCTGGAGCGCGTCCGGTTCACCTCGCCGCACCCGCGCGACTTCACCGACGACGTCATCGACGCCATGGCCGCGACCCCCAACGTCATGCCGCAGCTGCACATGCCGCTGCAGTCCGGGTCGAGCCGCGTGCTCAAGGCCATGCGCCGCTCCTACCGCCAGGAGCGCTTCCTCGACATCGTGCGCCGGGTCCGGGAGAAGATGCCCGAGGCCGCGATCACCACCGACATCATCGTGGGCTTCCCCGGCGAGACCGAGGAGGACTTCGCCGAGACCCTGCACGTGGTGCGCGAGGCGCGGTTCGCCGCTGCGTTCACCTTCCAGTACTCCAAGCGGCCGGGGACGCCCGCGGCCGAGATGGACGGGCAGGTGCCCAAGGCGGTCGTGCAGGAGCGCTACGAACGCCTCATCGAGCTGCAGGAGTCCATCTCCATCGAGGAGAACCGCGGGCTCGTCGGCCGCGAGGTCGAGGTGCTGGTGGCCGAGGGAGAAGGCCGCAAGGACGGCGACCGGCGCCGCCTGTCCGGGCGCGCGCCCGACAACCGGCTCGTGCACTTCTCACTGGACGAGGGCGCTGAGGTACCGCGCCCCGGCGACCTGGCCACCGTCGAGGTCACCTACGCGGCGCCGCACCATCTGGTCGCCGACTCCGGGGTGCGCGCCCTGCGCCGTACCCGCGCCGGCGACGCCTGGGCCGCGCGCAACGGCGGGGAGCAGGAGCAGGCGCCGGGCGTGCTGCTGGGCATGCCCAAGGTCGGCGTCCCCGCCCCGCAGGCCGCCGCGGCCGGCGGCTGCTGCGACGCCTGA
- a CDS encoding cytochrome P450, with the protein MPPTPTRSEFRLGTAPGGLPQIGHAMEFQKRPLEFITSLAPCGDLVEFRLGETPVYLVRHTELIQDMLRDTRTFDKGGPIFEKSRAFFGNGLASSEDAIHRRQRPLVQPSMHVRRIAEYVEVMREEAVKVTESWTEGRSIGITAAMQALTTGVTARTMFSTGGGPDAVAEVHHCLPIILRGVYLRMTAPEEMVEQLPAAERAEFDDALARLHGLVDKIIEDYRRSGVDHGDALSMMLSARNEDGEGLTDQEIHDNVLNLFSGGVETTASSLAWTFHLLAEHPEIERRMHDELDGVLDGRAPANDDLNRLPFTRRVFTEALRLYPPVWLVSRTAPTDAELGGHPVPAGSTLMYSPYVVHRDPEVFADPDTFDPDRWLPERMRTHPRGAMIPFGAGRRKCLADNFAMTEGVLALAIIGSRWRLRHAPGTTVTTHVAATLGPGPLPMTPEARRTGAGLAAPR; encoded by the coding sequence ATGCCGCCCACACCGACCCGCTCCGAATTCCGACTCGGCACCGCACCGGGGGGACTGCCGCAGATCGGCCACGCGATGGAGTTCCAGAAAAGGCCGCTGGAATTCATCACCTCGTTGGCGCCCTGCGGCGACCTGGTCGAGTTCCGCCTCGGTGAGACACCGGTCTACCTGGTCCGACACACCGAGCTCATCCAGGACATGCTGCGCGACACCCGGACGTTCGACAAAGGCGGCCCCATCTTCGAGAAGTCCCGGGCCTTCTTCGGCAACGGGCTGGCCTCCTCGGAGGACGCGATCCACCGGCGGCAGCGCCCGCTCGTGCAGCCCTCCATGCATGTGCGCCGTATCGCCGAGTACGTCGAGGTGATGCGTGAGGAGGCCGTGAAGGTCACCGAGTCGTGGACGGAGGGCCGGAGCATCGGCATCACCGCCGCGATGCAGGCGCTGACCACCGGTGTCACCGCGCGCACGATGTTCTCCACCGGCGGCGGCCCGGACGCGGTCGCCGAGGTCCACCACTGCCTGCCCATCATCCTGCGCGGCGTCTACCTGCGGATGACCGCGCCCGAGGAGATGGTCGAGCAGCTCCCCGCCGCGGAGCGGGCGGAGTTCGACGACGCGCTCGCCCGCCTGCACGGCTTGGTCGACAAGATCATCGAGGACTACCGGCGTTCCGGTGTCGACCACGGCGACGCGCTGTCGATGATGCTGTCGGCCCGCAACGAGGACGGTGAGGGCCTGACCGACCAGGAGATCCACGACAACGTCCTGAACCTGTTCTCGGGCGGGGTCGAGACCACCGCCTCGTCCCTGGCATGGACCTTCCACCTGCTCGCCGAGCACCCCGAGATCGAGCGGCGGATGCACGATGAGCTCGACGGGGTCCTCGACGGCCGCGCCCCGGCCAACGACGACCTCAACCGGCTCCCGTTCACCCGGCGCGTGTTCACCGAGGCCCTGCGCCTCTACCCGCCGGTCTGGCTGGTCAGCCGCACCGCACCGACCGACGCCGAGCTGGGCGGCCACCCGGTCCCGGCCGGCAGCACGCTGATGTACAGCCCCTACGTGGTGCACCGCGACCCGGAGGTGTTCGCCGACCCCGACACCTTCGACCCGGACCGGTGGCTGCCCGAGCGCATGCGCACCCACCCGCGCGGGGCGATGATCCCCTTCGGGGCGGGCCGCCGCAAGTGCCTCGCCGACAACTTCGCCATGACCGAGGGCGTCCTCGCGCTCGCCATCATCGGGTCGCGGTGGCGGCTGCGCCATGCTCCCGGCACGACGGTCACCACGCACGTGGCCGCGACGCTGGGCCCCGGGCCGCTTCCCATGACCCCGGAAGCGCGCCGGACCGGTGCGGGGCTCGCCGCCCCCCGATGA
- a CDS encoding cobalamin biosynthesis protein, whose amino-acid sequence MSDTGSSAGGPAPCLVVGVGAVRGVSAAEVGGLIDRILAEAGLAPESVRALATVDRKADEEGILRAAAERGWPVVTYPAAELAGVDVPHPSEAVRARAGTPSVAEAAALRAAADVGCCAGLAAAKRKTANATAAVARSHPRTPRHDR is encoded by the coding sequence ATGAGCGACACCGGGTCCTCGGCCGGCGGCCCTGCGCCCTGCCTGGTCGTGGGCGTCGGCGCGGTGCGCGGCGTCAGTGCCGCGGAGGTCGGAGGCCTCATCGACCGGATCCTCGCCGAGGCGGGACTGGCCCCGGAGTCGGTTCGCGCGCTGGCCACCGTCGACCGCAAGGCCGACGAGGAGGGTATCCTGCGCGCCGCCGCCGAGCGCGGCTGGCCGGTGGTCACCTACCCGGCCGCCGAACTGGCCGGCGTGGACGTGCCCCATCCCAGCGAGGCGGTGCGGGCCCGGGCCGGCACTCCGAGTGTCGCCGAGGCCGCCGCACTGCGCGCCGCCGCCGACGTCGGCTGCTGCGCCGGGCTGGCCGCGGCCAAGCGGAAGACCGCCAACGCCACCGCCGCCGTCGCCCGCTCGCACCCCCGCACGCCCCGACACGACCGTTGA